A part of Candidatus Palauibacter scopulicola genomic DNA contains:
- a CDS encoding valine--tRNA ligase: MGDAQPSTELSSRYDPAGLEQPMYERWVDAGLFHVPADGVERPWVIVIPPPNVTAALHMGHGLNNTLQDVLIRRRRMQGYDALWVPGTDHAGIATQNVVERRLRGDGLTRFDLGREDFVERVWEWVDEYGGRIIDQLRTIGCSCDWERTRFTLDEGLSNAVREVFVRLYEKDLIYRGRYIINWCPRCRTALSNEEAEHRDLDGKLYRLRYPLVDGGHVEVATTRPETMLGDTGLAVSPEDARYADLVGREAELPLVERRLPIVADEHVDPEFGSGVVKVTPAHDPNDFDIGQRHGLEALDVMTDRGAMNDAVPEAYRGLDRFEARRRVVADLEAGGWLVGVEDHVHAVGRCYRCDTVVEPRLSLQWFVRMKPLAEPGLAAYENGELRFHPARFGRVYRNWMENIRDWCISRQLWWGHRIPVWYCDVPDCDELVVSTEDPDDCPACGGELRQDEDVLDTWFSSWLWPFSTLGWPDRTEDLRSFYPTATLVTAPEILFFWVARMIMAGFEFMGELPFTDVLLNGTVRDHLGRRMSKSLGNGIDPLEVVELYGADAMRFTLVRGSPLGTDIQLDYENLEAAFRPGRNFANKIWNAARFALPHARWGDSADGPAPTALADRWIRSRLAGVADEMDAAYEGYRLHEAAEAGHSFVWGDFCDWYLELAKHRLTGDGDSAREVGQTLTLVMRGWLSLLHPIVPFVTEAIAARLPDADAAGSLVTGPWPDCPDDWIDPDAEAGIEALREFVGAVRTLRGEYGVAPGTRVRVRVTGASPALLSALAEEEGSVARLAALSGIERVAEGAGAASADGAGAHAVLRSGGELFIPLEGVIDLEAERGRIRTELERTAGLLAGSRGKLENPGFLGNAPEEVIAREREKVTSLGEQRTRLEEKLRSLRAGV, from the coding sequence TTGGGTGACGCTCAACCATCCACCGAGCTTTCCTCCCGTTACGATCCCGCGGGGCTCGAACAGCCGATGTACGAGCGCTGGGTCGACGCGGGCCTGTTTCACGTTCCGGCCGACGGCGTCGAGCGGCCCTGGGTGATCGTGATCCCCCCTCCCAATGTCACTGCCGCGCTGCACATGGGTCACGGGCTCAACAACACCCTGCAGGACGTCCTGATCCGTCGGCGGCGGATGCAGGGGTACGACGCCCTGTGGGTGCCGGGCACGGATCACGCCGGGATCGCGACGCAGAACGTCGTCGAGCGGCGGTTGCGCGGCGATGGGCTCACCCGCTTCGATCTCGGACGAGAGGATTTCGTCGAGCGCGTCTGGGAGTGGGTCGACGAGTACGGGGGACGGATCATCGACCAACTGCGCACCATCGGGTGTTCCTGCGACTGGGAGCGTACGCGCTTCACGCTCGACGAGGGGCTCTCCAACGCGGTGCGCGAGGTCTTCGTCCGGCTCTACGAGAAAGACCTCATTTACCGCGGTCGCTACATCATCAACTGGTGTCCCCGCTGCCGCACCGCGCTCTCGAACGAGGAGGCAGAGCATCGCGACCTGGATGGCAAGCTCTACCGACTGAGGTATCCTCTGGTGGACGGCGGCCACGTGGAGGTCGCGACGACGCGGCCGGAGACGATGCTCGGCGACACGGGGCTCGCGGTGTCTCCGGAGGACGCGCGATACGCGGACCTCGTCGGCCGGGAGGCCGAACTGCCTCTGGTCGAGCGGCGTCTCCCGATTGTGGCCGACGAACACGTGGACCCGGAATTCGGGTCGGGGGTGGTGAAGGTCACGCCCGCGCACGATCCGAACGACTTCGACATCGGGCAGCGGCACGGACTCGAAGCGCTCGACGTGATGACGGACCGGGGAGCGATGAACGACGCCGTCCCGGAGGCCTATCGCGGCCTCGACCGCTTCGAGGCGCGCCGCCGCGTCGTGGCGGACCTCGAGGCGGGTGGCTGGCTCGTCGGCGTGGAGGACCATGTCCACGCCGTCGGTCGGTGCTACCGCTGCGACACGGTCGTCGAGCCGCGCCTGAGCCTTCAGTGGTTCGTTCGCATGAAGCCGCTCGCGGAGCCGGGGCTGGCGGCCTACGAGAACGGGGAGCTTCGCTTCCACCCCGCGCGATTCGGTCGCGTGTACCGCAACTGGATGGAGAACATCCGCGACTGGTGCATCAGCCGGCAGCTGTGGTGGGGACACCGGATCCCCGTCTGGTATTGCGACGTCCCGGACTGCGACGAACTCGTCGTCTCCACCGAGGACCCGGACGACTGCCCCGCGTGCGGGGGCGAGCTGCGCCAGGACGAGGATGTGCTGGATACCTGGTTCAGTTCGTGGCTCTGGCCTTTCTCGACCCTGGGCTGGCCGGACCGCACCGAGGACCTCCGGTCGTTCTATCCCACGGCGACGCTCGTCACGGCGCCCGAGATCCTCTTCTTCTGGGTGGCCCGCATGATCATGGCGGGTTTCGAGTTCATGGGAGAGCTGCCGTTCACCGATGTCCTGCTGAACGGGACGGTCCGGGACCACCTCGGACGGCGCATGTCGAAGTCTCTCGGGAACGGCATCGACCCGCTGGAAGTTGTTGAACTGTATGGCGCTGACGCCATGCGCTTCACGCTTGTTCGAGGGTCTCCGCTCGGAACGGACATCCAGTTGGACTACGAGAACCTGGAAGCCGCGTTCCGTCCGGGGCGCAACTTCGCGAACAAGATCTGGAACGCGGCGCGGTTCGCGTTGCCGCACGCGCGTTGGGGCGACTCGGCGGACGGGCCGGCACCGACGGCGCTCGCGGACCGGTGGATCCGCAGCCGCCTCGCGGGGGTAGCGGACGAGATGGATGCCGCCTACGAGGGGTATCGTCTCCACGAGGCGGCGGAGGCCGGCCACTCATTCGTGTGGGGAGATTTCTGCGACTGGTACCTGGAGCTGGCGAAGCACCGGCTGACCGGGGACGGCGACTCGGCTCGGGAGGTCGGGCAGACCCTCACGCTCGTGATGCGCGGCTGGCTGTCGCTCCTCCATCCGATCGTGCCCTTCGTCACGGAGGCGATCGCGGCAAGGCTGCCCGACGCTGACGCCGCCGGGTCGCTCGTCACCGGGCCGTGGCCGGACTGCCCCGACGACTGGATCGATCCCGATGCGGAAGCGGGAATCGAGGCTCTCCGGGAGTTCGTGGGGGCCGTCCGAACGCTGCGCGGGGAGTACGGCGTGGCGCCGGGAACCCGTGTGCGGGTTCGGGTGACGGGTGCTTCGCCGGCCCTGCTGTCGGCTCTGGCCGAGGAGGAGGGCAGCGTTGCGCGCCTGGCGGCGCTGTCCGGGATCGAGCGGGTCGCGGAGGGCGCGGGTGCGGCGTCCGCGGATGGCGCCGGGGCGCACGCGGTGCTCCGCTCGGGCGGAGAACTCTTCATCCCGCTCGAAGGGGTCATCGACCTTGAAGCCGAACGCGGGCGCATCCGCACGGAGCTGGAACGCACGGCCGGCCTGCTCGCGGGGAGCCGCGGCAAGCTCGAGAACCCCGGGTTCCTCGGGAATGCGCCCGAAGAGGTCATCGCGCGGGAGCGTGAGAAAGTGACATCGCTGGGAGAACAGCGGACGCGCCTCGAGGAGAAACTCCGATCGCTGCGGGCGGGCGTCTGA
- a CDS encoding Ig-like domain-containing protein, protein MPPPGARPDEVPPFIVRISPAPDSTVVDFDGALEIRFSEPVRIPNGLAREMFVTPMETYEAQTGFSDLRLRPEDGWRDSVAYCFTIPTDGINDLLRNEMEEPVEFCFFTGADIPHTSVEGEVIDALTGQPLEGARVIFWAGPDSIPYGAISDSTGRFAARGLPPGEYEAFGFVDRNRNLIPDRVLESYDSTSVTASPEAPTELRFVVVAPDTTPPLLARALVVGSETVQLEFDDYLLNPQPEAPGIAIRDSATNATLEIIATLIGSADEVTFLSDSAALADSVAAADSAAVADSAAVGDSAAAEAPSPDSAGAAASDSVAEEDPVLPSRFITVRLGAALDSGTYRVSVTGVVNVRRLTGGGDTSFVAEPEPPSDDSAAVADSVAAADSAAVADSTAAEGDSVTVQQDPVPPAPDSLDIPGVPSDTTGAPPDTVEVPPDTVGVPPDTVGVPPDTVGVPPDTVGVPPDTVGVPPDTVAAPPDTARRRA, encoded by the coding sequence ATGCCTCCGCCGGGCGCACGGCCCGACGAAGTTCCTCCCTTCATCGTCCGCATCAGCCCGGCGCCGGACTCGACGGTCGTCGACTTCGATGGGGCGCTCGAAATCCGTTTCAGCGAACCCGTGCGGATACCGAACGGTCTCGCCAGGGAGATGTTCGTCACCCCGATGGAGACGTACGAGGCGCAGACGGGATTCTCCGATCTGCGGCTCCGACCTGAGGACGGGTGGCGGGACAGTGTCGCCTACTGCTTCACGATTCCGACGGATGGGATCAACGACCTCCTGCGAAACGAGATGGAAGAACCGGTCGAATTCTGCTTCTTCACGGGAGCGGATATCCCGCACACTTCGGTGGAGGGAGAGGTGATCGACGCGCTGACGGGGCAGCCGCTGGAGGGGGCGCGGGTCATCTTCTGGGCGGGTCCCGATTCCATCCCTTACGGCGCGATCTCGGACAGCACCGGAAGGTTCGCGGCGCGCGGATTGCCGCCGGGCGAATACGAAGCCTTCGGGTTCGTGGACCGCAATCGCAACCTGATCCCCGATCGTGTGCTCGAGTCCTACGACAGCACGTCGGTGACGGCATCGCCCGAGGCGCCGACGGAGTTGAGGTTCGTCGTCGTGGCGCCGGATACGACGCCGCCTCTCCTGGCTCGCGCGCTCGTCGTCGGAAGCGAGACCGTGCAGCTCGAATTCGATGACTATCTCCTTAATCCTCAACCGGAGGCGCCCGGTATCGCGATTCGCGACTCGGCGACGAACGCGACGCTGGAGATCATCGCCACCCTCATCGGCTCGGCCGACGAGGTGACGTTCCTGTCCGACTCCGCGGCGTTGGCGGACTCCGTCGCGGCGGCGGACTCCGCGGCCGTAGCCGACTCGGCGGCGGTCGGTGACTCCGCGGCGGCTGAAGCGCCGAGCCCGGATTCCGCCGGCGCCGCGGCTTCGGACTCGGTCGCGGAAGAGGATCCCGTGCTTCCGTCGAGGTTCATCACCGTGCGGCTCGGCGCGGCCCTTGACTCCGGGACATACCGGGTTTCGGTCACGGGCGTGGTGAACGTGCGCCGTCTCACGGGGGGCGGCGACACGTCGTTCGTGGCCGAGCCGGAGCCCCCCTCCGACGACTCGGCGGCGGTCGCCGACTCGGTCGCCGCGGCGGACTCGGCGGCGGTGGCGGACTCGACGGCTGCCGAGGGCGACTCCGTCACGGTGCAGCAGGATCCGGTGCCGCCGGCGCCCGACAGTCTCGACATCCCGGGAGTCCCATCGGACACGACCGGGGCGCCACCGGACACGGTCGAAGTGCCGCCGGACACGGTCGGAGTGCCACCGGACACGGTCGGAGTGCCACCGGACACGGTCGGAGTGCCGCCGGACACGGTCGGAGTGCCACCGGACACGGTCGGAGTGCCGCCGGACACCGTCGCAGCGCCGCCGGACACGGCCCGTAGGCGCGCATGA
- the selA gene encoding L-seryl-tRNA(Sec) selenium transferase, with protein MTDPRRRLPSMDALLNESEVGAWIDRYGRETVKDSLRRALDRTRAEPGPEGSGPGDLLRAAERDLKARSRPSLRRALNGTGVVLHTNLGRAPLADEAGRAQAEAAGYGNVELSLATGRRGSRYDHCGEVVCELTGAGAAIIANNNAAAVALVVNELARGREVLVSRGELVEIGGTFRIPDVVERSGGRLREVGTTNRTSVSDYAAAIDESTGLILRVHPSNYRVEGFAARPPLTALVSLARERGIPLAHDLGSGLLDADLLPGFPEGPTARGSLAAGVDLATWSGDKLLGGPQAGIIAGDAALIGRLRRNPLLRAFRVDKTTLAALDATLMLYRDPDLAVRRVPALRMLREPVEAVEARAAAARPEPPPRTGARVDVVRTEAMVGGGAFPGFAIPSAGWAVTGVDIERLAAECRAGPVPLIGRIERAAFIVDVRALPGEEAGRAAEALASALDRLADA; from the coding sequence ATGACGGACCCGCGCCGCCGGCTCCCGTCCATGGACGCGCTCCTCAACGAGTCCGAGGTCGGCGCCTGGATCGACCGCTACGGCCGCGAAACGGTGAAGGACTCGCTCCGCCGGGCCCTGGACCGCACCCGCGCGGAACCCGGTCCGGAGGGGTCGGGGCCGGGCGATCTCCTTCGGGCGGCGGAACGCGATCTGAAGGCGCGATCCCGGCCCTCGCTGCGGCGGGCGCTCAACGGAACCGGCGTCGTGCTCCACACCAACCTCGGCCGCGCGCCGCTCGCCGACGAGGCGGGCCGCGCCCAGGCGGAGGCCGCCGGCTACGGGAACGTGGAACTCTCCCTCGCGACCGGCCGGCGCGGCTCCAGGTACGATCACTGCGGCGAAGTCGTCTGCGAGCTGACGGGTGCGGGCGCGGCGATCATCGCGAACAACAACGCGGCCGCCGTGGCGCTGGTCGTGAACGAACTGGCGCGGGGCCGCGAGGTGCTCGTGTCGCGCGGGGAACTGGTCGAAATCGGAGGTACGTTCAGGATCCCCGATGTGGTGGAGCGGAGCGGCGGCCGGTTGAGGGAGGTCGGCACGACGAACCGGACGAGCGTGTCCGATTACGCGGCAGCCATCGACGAATCGACCGGGCTCATCCTGCGGGTCCACCCCTCGAACTACCGGGTCGAAGGCTTCGCGGCCCGCCCCCCCCTGACGGCGTTGGTGTCCCTCGCGCGGGAGCGCGGCATCCCTCTGGCGCACGATCTCGGGTCCGGGTTGCTCGATGCGGATCTCCTGCCGGGATTTCCGGAGGGACCCACCGCCCGGGGATCGCTGGCCGCGGGCGTCGACCTCGCGACCTGGAGCGGCGACAAGCTCCTCGGGGGCCCGCAGGCCGGGATCATCGCGGGGGACGCGGCGTTGATCGGGCGATTGCGCCGGAATCCGCTGCTGCGGGCGTTCAGGGTGGACAAGACCACGCTCGCCGCCCTCGATGCCACACTGATGCTGTACCGAGATCCGGATCTCGCCGTCCGGCGCGTGCCGGCGCTGCGGATGCTGCGCGAGCCGGTGGAGGCGGTCGAAGCCCGCGCGGCAGCCGCGCGCCCCGAGCCTCCCCCGCGAACCGGCGCGCGCGTGGACGTGGTGCGGACCGAGGCGATGGTCGGAGGGGGCGCCTTTCCGGGGTTCGCGATTCCTTCGGCGGGCTGGGCCGTGACCGGGGTCGATATCGAGCGGCTCGCGGCGGAGTGCCGCGCCGGCCCGGTCCCGCTCATCGGCCGCATCGAGCGTGCGGCGTTCATCGTCGATGTGCGGGCCCTGCCCGGCGAGGAAGCGGGCCGGGCCGCGGAAGCCCTCGCCTCGGCGCTCGACCGGCTCGCCGATGCCTGA
- the purN gene encoding phosphoribosylglycinamide formyltransferase, with amino-acid sequence MPDSVRIAVLASGGGSNFQALVDRFRRADVRYREVVGVIASRERAGVLERARRAGVAAAIAPPAATRAEMATFLRRALDGWRSDIVVLAGYMKLVPETVVRAYWGRILNIHPALLPSFGGRGMYGARVHQAVIEAGARVTGATVHFVDEAYDRGPILCQWPVPVLAGDTPESVAARVLKVEHRILPAAVEALASGAVRLDADRRVHWVREWFETDTFTNREG; translated from the coding sequence ATGCCTGACTCTGTGCGGATCGCGGTCCTCGCGTCGGGAGGCGGTTCCAACTTCCAGGCGCTCGTCGACCGCTTCCGCCGCGCGGACGTTCGCTACCGCGAGGTCGTCGGTGTGATCGCCAGCCGCGAGCGAGCGGGCGTCCTGGAGCGGGCGCGCCGGGCAGGGGTGGCCGCGGCCATCGCGCCGCCCGCAGCGACGCGTGCGGAGATGGCGACGTTCCTCCGCCGCGCGCTGGACGGGTGGAGAAGCGACATCGTGGTCCTCGCCGGCTACATGAAGCTCGTGCCCGAGACCGTCGTGCGGGCGTACTGGGGGCGGATTCTGAACATCCATCCCGCGCTGCTGCCCTCGTTCGGAGGCCGGGGGATGTACGGCGCGCGCGTGCACCAGGCGGTCATCGAGGCCGGTGCCCGCGTCACCGGAGCGACCGTCCACTTCGTCGACGAGGCGTACGACCGGGGGCCCATCCTGTGCCAGTGGCCCGTACCCGTGCTGGCGGGCGATACTCCGGAATCCGTCGCGGCCCGCGTGCTAAAGGTCGAGCACCGGATCCTGCCCGCGGCCGTCGAAGCGCTGGCGTCGGGGGCGGTGCGGCTGGACGCGGACCGTCGGGTCCACTGGGTTCGCGAATGGTTCGAGACAGACACGTTCACCAACCGGGAAGGATGA
- the purH gene encoding bifunctional phosphoribosylaminoimidazolecarboxamide formyltransferase/IMP cyclohydrolase, translated as MGMPTALVSVSDKTGIEEFCAGLIARGWEIASTGGTMRALRAAGLEVRSVSDLTGHPEMLGGRVKTLHPRVHGGILARREVPDDLDQLAAHGMAPIDLVAVNLYPFRETVAGGDVTLREALEQIDIGGPTMLRASAKNHPSVWSVCDPADYGRVLEAIDAGDVPEAAELRRELAARVFGHTAAYDAAITRYLTQADVKGDSPDLPAGETVVPLVSVQALRYGENPDQQAAFFRDGSGAPRGIPALAQLHGRELSFNNILDVDGALTAIAPFVSGERAACAILKHSTPCGLAVGASPLEAYEKALACDPVSAFGSVIAFTDSLTEAVAEALSRNFVECVVAPGYSEDALDLLRAKKNIRILKPEAGAALDASGHLRDGIEVRGVRGGVLMQAAPRPAREVDREAHVPTARAPSEAEWDDLSFAWSAVQSVKSNAILLARDGATIGIGAGQMSRVDSVEISIRKARAQGFDVAGAVLGSDAFFPFRDGIDAAAAAGVTAIAQPGGSKRDAEVIEAANEHGMAMVFTGRRLFRH; from the coding sequence GTGGGGATGCCGACTGCGCTCGTGAGCGTTTCGGACAAGACGGGAATCGAGGAATTCTGCGCGGGTCTGATCGCGCGGGGCTGGGAGATCGCGTCCACGGGGGGGACGATGCGGGCGCTGCGCGCGGCGGGGCTGGAGGTCCGCAGCGTGAGCGATCTGACCGGCCATCCGGAGATGCTCGGCGGCCGGGTGAAGACGCTGCATCCGAGGGTGCACGGGGGGATCCTGGCGCGGCGCGAAGTGCCGGACGACCTGGATCAACTCGCCGCGCACGGGATGGCTCCCATCGATCTCGTGGCCGTGAATCTGTACCCCTTCCGCGAGACCGTGGCCGGCGGCGATGTCACGCTCCGGGAAGCGCTGGAGCAGATCGACATCGGCGGCCCGACGATGCTCCGGGCATCGGCGAAGAACCATCCATCCGTCTGGTCGGTCTGCGACCCGGCCGACTACGGGCGCGTGCTCGAGGCCATCGATGCCGGGGACGTGCCGGAGGCGGCGGAACTGAGGCGGGAGTTGGCGGCCAGGGTGTTCGGTCACACCGCGGCGTATGACGCGGCGATCACCCGCTACCTGACGCAGGCGGACGTAAAGGGGGATTCGCCCGACCTTCCGGCGGGGGAGACCGTCGTCCCGCTCGTATCTGTGCAGGCGCTCCGGTACGGCGAGAACCCCGACCAGCAGGCCGCCTTCTTCCGCGACGGGTCCGGCGCGCCGCGGGGGATTCCCGCGCTCGCGCAACTCCACGGCCGGGAACTCTCGTTCAACAACATTCTCGATGTGGACGGAGCCCTCACGGCCATCGCGCCCTTCGTGTCCGGGGAACGCGCCGCCTGCGCGATCCTCAAGCACTCGACGCCGTGCGGCCTCGCCGTCGGCGCATCCCCGCTGGAGGCCTACGAGAAGGCGCTCGCCTGCGATCCCGTCTCGGCGTTCGGATCCGTCATCGCCTTCACGGACTCGCTCACGGAGGCCGTCGCGGAAGCCCTGTCGCGGAACTTCGTGGAGTGCGTCGTGGCGCCGGGATACTCGGAGGACGCGCTCGATCTCCTGCGGGCGAAAAAGAACATCCGGATTCTGAAGCCGGAGGCGGGCGCGGCGCTGGACGCGAGCGGCCATCTGCGGGACGGGATCGAAGTGCGCGGCGTGCGCGGCGGGGTGCTGATGCAGGCGGCCCCGCGCCCGGCACGCGAGGTGGATCGGGAGGCGCACGTCCCGACGGCTCGGGCCCCGAGCGAGGCGGAGTGGGACGATCTCTCGTTCGCCTGGTCCGCGGTGCAGAGTGTGAAGTCGAACGCGATCCTGCTCGCGCGTGATGGGGCGACGATCGGAATCGGCGCGGGACAGATGAGCCGCGTCGACTCGGTGGAGATCTCGATCCGCAAGGCCCGGGCGCAGGGGTTCGACGTGGCCGGCGCCGTCCTCGGGTCGGACGCCTTCTTCCCCTTCCGCGACGGCATCGACGCGGCGGCGGCCGCCGGGGTCACGGCCATCGCGCAGCCGGGCGGGTCGAAGCGCGATGCGGAGGTCATCGAGGCCGCGAACGAGCACGGCATGGCGATGGTCTTCACCGGCCGGCGGCTCTTCCGGCACTAG
- the msrP gene encoding protein-methionine-sulfoxide reductase catalytic subunit MsrP: MANIHIPPGWRLRESEATPESVYLDRRQFVARMGGGAVIAAASLACRPGRAAEAQQRGPLDNIPDTPTADLYPAAVNDPRFTPGDRHKEVSPEEIVATYNNFYEFGTDKDGVWRNVGPFEARPWELEVTGLVENPGVYDLVELERAFPLEERIYRHRCVERWSVVVPWIGFPLAKLLERVRPLNSARYVAFVTFNRPEQAYGMKSMTWWPWPYHEGLRMDEAMNELAFVVTGMYGHPLQKQNGAPVRIHLPWKYGYKSPKSIVGIEITDRQPATFWNTSTPAEYGFYSNVDPDLPHPRWSQAQEEIVGTGQRVPTLPFNGYGEWVGELYGGRVTPVGDVPHAR; the protein is encoded by the coding sequence ATGGCGAACATTCATATTCCGCCCGGCTGGCGGCTCAGGGAGAGCGAAGCGACGCCGGAGTCGGTGTACCTCGACCGGCGGCAGTTCGTGGCCCGCATGGGCGGGGGAGCGGTCATTGCCGCCGCCTCGCTCGCATGCCGGCCGGGACGGGCGGCGGAAGCCCAGCAGCGCGGTCCCCTCGACAACATCCCGGACACCCCGACCGCGGATCTCTATCCCGCGGCCGTGAACGATCCGCGCTTCACGCCGGGCGACCGCCACAAGGAGGTTTCGCCCGAGGAGATCGTGGCCACGTACAACAACTTCTACGAGTTCGGCACGGACAAGGACGGGGTGTGGCGCAACGTCGGCCCGTTCGAGGCCCGGCCGTGGGAACTGGAGGTCACGGGCCTCGTCGAGAACCCCGGCGTCTACGATCTCGTAGAGCTGGAACGCGCCTTCCCGCTCGAGGAACGGATCTACCGGCACCGCTGCGTGGAGCGGTGGTCCGTCGTCGTGCCCTGGATCGGCTTCCCGCTCGCCAAACTCCTGGAACGGGTGCGGCCGCTCAACAGCGCGCGCTACGTCGCCTTCGTCACGTTCAACCGTCCCGAGCAGGCGTACGGGATGAAGTCGATGACCTGGTGGCCGTGGCCGTACCATGAAGGGCTTCGCATGGACGAAGCCATGAACGAACTGGCGTTCGTGGTGACGGGCATGTACGGACATCCACTCCAGAAGCAGAACGGGGCGCCGGTCCGGATCCACCTTCCGTGGAAGTACGGTTACAAGAGCCCGAAGAGCATCGTCGGCATCGAGATCACCGACAGACAGCCGGCTACGTTCTGGAATACGTCGACACCCGCCGAGTACGGCTTCTATTCCAACGTGGACCCGGATCTGCCTCACCCCCGCTGGTCCCAGGCGCAGGAGGAGATCGTCGGCACGGGACAACGGGTGCCGACGCTCCCGTTCAACGGATACGGCGAGTGGGTAGGGGAACTCTACGGCGGTCGCGTGACGCCGGTCGGAGACGTGCCGCACGCCCGCTGA
- the coxB gene encoding cytochrome c oxidase subunit II, with amino-acid sequence MRRRAIAALVLFLGVLISQGCGGEYPQSALHPSSDSAEILDRLFDQIFWWAVGVFVVVGGILTYVVVRFRERPGDARPKQVHGHLLLEVAWTLAPALILVAIAIPTIRAIFIIDRSTPDPEALVVEVIGKQWWWEFRYPELGIVTANEAHVPLGRTVDLRLRSADVMHSFWIPRLAGKRDLVPGIENQLWFRPDSVGVFHGQCAEFCGTAHALMGMRLIVDEPDDFERWARANAAPASTPADAEARAGQGVFMANACVSCHTVRGTQATGPFGPDLTHFGSRLTIASGVLENTAANLARWLDSTQHVKPGNLMPEVELSDAQVRQLVAYLGSLR; translated from the coding sequence TTGAGACGACGCGCGATCGCAGCGCTCGTGCTTTTTCTGGGGGTCCTGATCAGCCAGGGTTGCGGCGGTGAGTACCCGCAATCCGCACTGCACCCCAGTTCAGACTCCGCCGAGATCCTCGACCGGCTGTTCGACCAGATCTTCTGGTGGGCGGTCGGCGTGTTCGTAGTGGTCGGGGGCATTCTCACTTACGTGGTCGTCCGATTCCGGGAGCGGCCGGGTGATGCGCGGCCGAAACAGGTCCACGGTCACCTCCTCCTCGAAGTGGCCTGGACGCTCGCTCCGGCGCTCATCCTCGTGGCGATCGCGATTCCGACCATCCGCGCCATCTTCATCATCGACCGCTCGACGCCGGATCCGGAGGCGCTCGTCGTCGAGGTCATCGGCAAGCAGTGGTGGTGGGAATTCCGTTATCCGGAACTCGGGATCGTGACCGCGAACGAGGCGCACGTCCCGCTGGGCCGCACCGTCGACCTGAGGCTCCGCTCCGCCGACGTCATGCATTCGTTCTGGATTCCGCGCCTGGCCGGAAAACGGGACCTCGTGCCGGGGATCGAGAACCAGCTCTGGTTCCGGCCGGATTCGGTCGGCGTATTCCACGGGCAGTGCGCGGAGTTCTGCGGCACGGCGCACGCGCTCATGGGAATGCGCCTGATCGTCGACGAACCCGACGACTTCGAGCGCTGGGCCAGGGCGAACGCGGCGCCCGCGTCGACACCCGCGGACGCGGAGGCGCGGGCGGGGCAGGGCGTGTTCATGGCGAACGCGTGCGTGAGCTGTCACACGGTGAGGGGGACGCAGGCGACGGGACCGTTCGGACCCGATCTCACGCACTTCGGGAGCCGGCTCACGATCGCCTCGGGCGTACTGGAGAACACCGCCGCGAACCTGGCGCGCTGGCTTGACTCCACCCAGCACGTGAAGCCCGGCAACCTGATGCCCGAGGTGGAACTGAGCGACGCGCAGGTTCGGCAGCTCGTCGCCTACCTCGGCTCGCTCCGCTAG